The genomic window AAAGGGTTAAGCGCCACCAGCCTCATTGAAAAGAGGtgctttcaaaaataaatttcaagttcttgGAAATTTGTACATCTAGAGTAAGGGCCTATATGAAGTTCACTTCCAACACAAattcttaaatttttgaaattacacTCTTTCAGTTTATAAAATGTTAAGCTTGAGCTAGCCTTGCTCATCGAGAAGAGATATTTCGAAAAATCGTTCTCAATATTTGTCTATTCAACTGTATTGCCCCATATTGCAGGCACTTTTCGAGCCTATATCTTTATATTCTTGAGTTGTTTGTTATACGTTGTTACTGGTGGTAGCCAACTTTCTCGTGGATGGTAGGAGACTGGTACGGTTGGATGGAGCTCAAGACCAGCTCTCCAATGATATTGATTTGGCTAAAATTGGACTACGCATGGTGAAGAACCGGTTTATGAAAATCTGAGTCCCTTTGAGAATTCTAGAAAACTtaattgtaatttttaaaatttggtaaGCTGTTTTTTTGTAAATGCAAAGTACTCTTGAGGAATTTAACTGCAAGATAGTCGGTGGATTAGTAAATTGGTTAATAAGCAGGATTAGAACAATTTAATAATGGATTAATACTGATTTAATTAATGagattaaaaactaattatACTACTATTGAGCTGGTCAGAGAAGAATGGTGAGAAAGAGAGTGGGAgaggaagatatatatatatatatatatatatatatatatatatatatatatatatatatatatatatatatatatatatatatagagagagagagagagagagagagagagagagagagagaaaagggggaaaactCTAGCCATCTGGTAGGGGTCTATCTAGTACCATTGGGGAAATTTTTGGTAGTTTTTGACACCTTCGATTCGATCAAAATCATTGTTCAGTTCAGGTATGGTGTTCATGGGATTTTCAAGTTGTTGGCTGGCTGAAGAACGACCAACTCATCTTGTCTTTTAATGATACTGTGCATGCTCATGTCATTGGATTGAATACCTCATATGGCTTATGGAAGACTCTCATATAGTGTTTCGCAGCCCATTCTCGATCAAAGAACATGCAGTTAAAAGAGCAATTACATGTTCTTAAGAAGGGTACTTTAtctactgatgaatataaaagGCCAAGATGTTGGCTCACCAGCTTGCTAAGGCTGGCAAACCTGTCGATGATGAAGACTTGATAATGCACCTCTTAAGAGGCCGCCCGCTAGAATATGGACCATTTAAAGCACTGTTACAACTTATGTGAATCCTATATCTCTAGCTGAATTGAACGGACTGCTTCTTATTCAAGAAACACAAATCAAAGATCAAAAGGATGCATCAAGTGGTGGTATGGTGCAGCCCTTGGCTAATGTTACATAATATAAAACTGAAGTTAAAGAGGTTTACTTTTGTCAAGGTTCATATAGTCGAGGAGGCAATAACTTTAATCGTGGCTGTGGACGAGGAAGAGGTAGGTGGCCATACTGACTACAACAAGCCTAGAGTCGTTTGCCGCTACTGTGACAAGCCAGGACACTCTACCAACACTTGCTTCAAATCACTGGCAATATTAATTCCCAAAATCAAACAGGAAGTGAAGCTACTGTCTATCATTCTTTTCCTCTGCATATAATGGATGGAAACGGCTGGATCCCAGACTTTGGGGCAAGCCAccaaataacaaatatattgGAGAATCTATCCTTGCATGAGTCCTACGTAGGTTTTGATTTAGTCAAAATGGGTAATGGCTTAGGAGTTCCTCTCAAGGACATTGGTAAGGCTCTCTTCAAAGTCTCTAAATAttatatttctttgcaaaatatCTTACATGTTGTCAACATAGTTCACACTTTATTGTCGGTTAATAGATTTTTCAACGAGGATAAAGttgtttttgaatttcatcATGATAACTATGTGGTTAAGGATCAGCTCACAACAAGAGAGATTCTTAGGGGGACAAGTCATGCAAGGCTCTACCGGATCAACTTGCTGACGCCGGTAGACATTGAGAAACACAAGAAGTTGGTGCTTTATGAGGAGCATGTTCCCTTGGAATGATGGCATGAGAGACTAGGTCATCCTAATTTTGAAGTTGTTAGAGATATGATTCATAAGTTTGAACTTATGAAGTATTGTTTGGGAGGCCACCTAATTGCACATCTCTCTGTGTCTTTGGTTGTATTATATACTCGTGCCTTCAACCCACTAGAAAGACGAGCtagaatttaaattttaaacaatgtGTCCTCCTTGGGTATTCTAATGTCCATAAGGGTTTCATCTGTTTTcaaatgaaactaagaaatatatagttaatcaaaatgtaatttttaatgAGACCCAACTTTTGCTCATACCCAGTCAGCCAAAAACCCATTGAAACCCCTAAAGCCACACTGGTTTCTATTCCATTACCTTTATCAACACCCATTGAACCCGACATTTACCAAGGCACTCCCTCGCCGAGCCTTGAAGGGTCAAAACCTGAACCTAATGAGACCATTTCATCCTCTTGTAAACAGCCCACTATACGACGTCTTCGTATGCACCAAATGGTCACACGATCCCAAGATGGGACTCATCGACCAAATGTGTACTAGTCGACTTTGTATCCTATTCCTCTTGCCCTCAATTCCAAAGTCGATGACCTAAGACCCAAAACCTATAACCAGGCTGCCCAACATGCTCACTGGAGTGACCCCATGAAAAAAGCAGTTGAGGCTCTCTGCAGTAATGGAACTTGGATGCTTGTCTCTTCTCTTTCAGATCAACCCCATCAATGGTtgcaagtgggtttacaaaGTAAAGCACAATATACAGGTTCAAGGCAATACTATCAAACTGATGGGGTCAACTACTTCGACACATAGTAGTAAAATCCACAACCATTTGCACAGAGCTTTCTCTTGCCATCTCTCATGATTGGATGATTAAACAATTAGATGttaacaatgctttcttgaatAGTGTCTTGACAAAACCAGTCTTCATGGCACAACCACCAGTATGAAGATGAGCATCACCCTGGTGCGTTTGTAGTTTACAAAATGCTTTTATATGGACTGAAACGGACTCCTGGAGCCTGGCATCAAGAGTTGAATTGTGCTCTCATTCAAGTGGATTGCAAATGGCCACCACAGACATTTCATAATTTGTTCTTAATGGGTGGCAATTTAAGATCTATATGAcaatatatgtagatgacatccGGACATCCAATTCTTTATGTAACGTCTGATCAATACACTCAACAAGGAATTTGCTCTCAAGGATCTAAGGCCTCTCCACTATTTTCTCAGAGTCCAAGCTATTCAGTCTTCACACAGCTTATTCTTAATGCAGTATAAATATTCTTTTGAGATGAGCAAAAATTGTTGGGGTTAAGCCTATCTCCACTCCCACGTCAACAACCACAGCATTAACTAAGGTGGGCGCTCATTTTCTGGACACCACACAATATAGGCAAACAGTGGGTGCACTtcaatatttctctctctctctctctctctctcaatcttgCCTTTGCTGTTAATAAGGCCCGCCAATTTATGCAAGCACCGACACTTGACCATTGGATTGCAGTCGAGCGCATTCTCTGCTACCTAAAGGGTACCTTGCAGTATGGTCTTCTCCTTCCCAAGTTCAAATGGGAGCTAAATGCCTATTCTGATTGAGACTGGGCCGTTGCTCTGATGATCGAAAATCTACTGGAGCCTATACAATTTATCTCGGACCTAATTAGATCGTTTGGAGTTCCAAAAGCAACctattgttttttgttcatttacagaggctgaatatagggctgttgcCAACAATGCTGCTGAACTTCTCTAATTATGATCTCTTCTTGGGGAACTTGGAATTCAAATCACTTGTGCTTCAGTCATTTGGTGTGACAATGTGAGCGCTACATGCTTGTCTGCCAATTCCATTCTACTCCAGAAAAGCAAACATATTGAGATCGATTCACTCTTTGTTTGAGATCATGTTACAAGGGGAAAATTATTGGTTCAGCATCTTCCTTCCTCTCACCAGCTCACCAATTTTGTAAATAAACCTCTTGCTGAATTACAAAATTGACAAATGCAAAAAGCTGAGTACAAAACTATAGTAGACATTGAATGCAAAATAGTTTGGCCAAAAGCACTGTTGGCAGATTTCCAGTTGTTGTTCCTCATCCAATCACCTTGTTTAATGATAACAAATCTACTATACAAATTTCAGCGAATCCTGTTTGGAATGTACACACCAAGCATGTCAAAATCAACTGTCACCTGGTGTGTAATGTGGTTACAACTGGAATGATTAATATTTAGCATGTTCCGTCACACTTGTAGTTGGTGGATATATTTACCAAGTCTTTAAATAAGGATCAATTTGCATTCTCAAATCCAAACTGAGTGTAGGTGATCTCACCCTCCAGTTCAAGGAGGGGGTGTTAAAGCCTAAAATTAGAAGAATCCGGATACTTTGgcttcaaatattttctttcttatgaggCATATATCAATTCTGTTGCAGATATGTTCCCACGCGGTGGGGATTTGAGTGCACAAAAAAGGATTTTCAccattgatttttcttgtgattttttggTAATTATTATAATAAAGGGAACAATAAGCTTCTCTTGCCATAATTCTGCCCTAATCCTGAGTCATTGAATAGATAcctctcatttttaatgaaagaaaaggacGATTTTCTTATGCGTATACATcggttttttaaaatttgctggTGTGTCTCTGTTTTACGCCTAAGCTGCTGcctgtttttcctttgctctGCTACTTTTCTCAGGAGCTGCCTCTGCTTGCAAAAGCAACTAGCTATAAAAGCTAATTTCACTCGCAACGAAGGCAAAAATTGCGTCAGTTGTAGCTTTAACTGAAAACGACAATTATGTATGGAGATATCTAATCGATGGAGAAAACTGATGGAGGCATTAATCGATGGAGCTCTTGGAAGTCACAACAATCGAAAGCCCAGCCTCTAAAAAGAGTAAATTCTGGGCTGTTTCCGTCTCCCACGCGAAATATCCCAACTTGATAcataaatgcatttttgactCCATGAAGtcgctctctctgtctctgtctctgtctctgtctctgtctctcgaCTTGTCCTGCTCTGTTTCCTGCGTACTTCTCCAGTTCTGCAGTAACATTTTGGCTTTTCAGATTTTCGTTTTGAGCTGTTCCTCTGTTTTTCCTTGATCCCGAGACTTAAAATTGTCTggtttcacaagaaaaaacgTTTTCATTTTAACTAGAAAGTAAAGAATAACCACCAAGAGAATGACAAAATAATGTCGTGATATACATACATCGTTTAAGTGATTTCTTCGACATCCCAGAAGAGAAAACACGATTTTCCGAACTTACACGGAATTAATTTCCGAAATGCTATTCTTAAGTTAACCAAACCAGAGAAAACAGAGCTGCATTTATTGAGTGGGCAAGCTCAGAGGGTTGAGTAAAACAGATTTCAACATAATTTAGCAGAGAGCGGCGGTCCACAGAGGCAGCGGTTGTGCATATAGGACGAACTATCGAACTTCTGCATGTTCCCACCTTGGGGGATCCTCCCGCACAGCCTGTTGTAGCTCACGTTGAACTGCTGCAGGTTAGCGAGGCTCGTAATTTCCGTGGGGATGCTTCCCCCTATCATGTTATGTGAGAAATCCAAGATCTGCAAGCCGGACGGGAAGGTGACACCGGTCAGGTCGAAATCGAAGAGATTCCGGGAGAGAATCAAGGTGCTCAGTGACTTGGATCGATTGTTGAAGAGGTGAGATGGGTCGCCGACTAGCAGATTCCTATCGAGATCGATGGTGGAGAAATCGACACGGCCAAGAGACTTGGGTATGGGGCCGGAAAGGCTATTGTGAGAGAGGAAGATCGAAGGGTTGGCGCCTCGGAACTGGCCGAAGGACTCGGGTATGGGACCGGTCAGCTTGTTGCGGTCCAAATGCAGCCATGTGAGACTGGGAAGATCAGCAAGGGTTGGGGGAATGGAGCCACTGAACTGGTTGTAGGACAGGTCCAAACCCCCCAGGTTGGTCAGTCGATTCAACCAACTTGGTATGGGGCCGGAGACGTTCGTCCAGGTGATGCGAAAGTAGGTGAGCTTGGTGAGGCTGGCGAAGGATGGTGGGATTCCTCCATGAAGATTCGGCATCTTATGGATGCTGAGAAACTGCAAATTGGGGAACTTGGCGATGGCTGCCGGAATCGGGCCATTAAAGTCATCGCCGAAGAGGCTGAAGCTCGTCACGCTGCTGGTGTTTGGATTGCACTGGATCATGCTGAATAGGTGGCAGCAGTCACCGGTGAAGGTCGTCCGGTTGAGGGCGGCGAAGATCTCGTTCACAACCTGCGCATCTTCGGGAAGGCATCGCCACCTGGAAGCAGAGGCGACGGTGATGGAGAGGGAGAACAAAAGGAAGACGAAAAGGCGAGGCATTTCCAAACTCCCTTGTTGCAGACTGCTCAGCTCGTGGATGAAGGTAGACCAGAAGCTACTCCCCACTTTATAATCTCCGTCTCTGTCTCTCTGGCGCCCGCTTTcgacaaaattttctaaagGCGGCCAGCTTACGCGCTTCATTAATGGATCCCATTTTCGTTTTCCTTGAAATTGAGCTCATGACATGCGGAAGTAAAGGTGAGTAACGCTGGGCAACGGGTCCATCTAAAAAACAGCACTGAGTTGACTCGATCCGGTAACTTACCGAGTCCGCCTTAGTTGGCCCGACGAAGCGCGATTCAatttaatacattttttaaatattattttatttttaaataatatacattttgttatgattaattatattattttatatttaaaagtatatattttattttaatccGACCAAACCCGCTCAGTGCCgggtcgaccttgagctacagTGACGGTCCGATGCCATCGGTATGTCTCCTCTCCCGGCCCACATGTTCTCAAAACAGGGCCACAGCTGTTAAAGATTTCTTTTGCTTGCTCGTGATATTTGACTCCCCACCACACCGCCTGTCTCGACGTACACGGTTTTCTTTTTCCGAGAGACCACAAAATGGCGGGCAGAGAATCTCAACCGCTCATCGTCAGGATGCAGGAATTTTTTCCGTTTGTTTGTCTCCACTCCACAACCATGCATCTATGGGGTTCAAATTTCTGTCCAATGAGCAccaaagtttaaattttaaacttcaaGGGAAGTCTCTATAAATCAATAAGTAAAAATTAAAGGAGGTATTTATACATAAAGAAGGCAATTTATGTGGGGGCGGTTACTTAATTTTGTGGGTTCCATCAAAGTTGTATGAATTATGTTACAGAGTTTTGAGGGTTCGTTGTTGAGGATAAACTCAGAATGGAGAATACATGACAGAACTGCCCTTTCTAAAACATGAAGATCAGAGCCGCCGCCTCTGGTTTGGCATGGatggattcaaactcaaattcacTGTAGTTCAAGTAGCTCGTATGTTAAGTTCCATTTTGGATCGGAATTCAAACTTTATTAACACGAACTAGATGTGATAATTTCCGTATGAACATGAGAGGGGTAACCTACAGGCCGAGTTTGAGCCAAGCTGGGTCAGCCCAAGATAGCCTAGTTTCTCAATATCTAcagttcgagctggctcaaacttgattcaaagcttGAGCTAAGAAGCTCGAACTCTCGATCCAAGATTTGGCTTGAGCTTGGGTAGCCATTTattaaaaaacttttatttaacCAATAAGTGACAAGGGGATGAGAATAGTGAACCCACTTTTTGCTACGAATAGTGTAGGCCCCATTTTTGGCTAAAATGACCCCTTTGGGAGGGAGGGTTTGGCTatgttgggtgggcattagccctgtccacaccccaaaggggtatttgcatggctaatggccaatcccacttggtcaaaacatatttaaaaaaaataaaaaatcattcaaaaatacttgaaatttgcataaaaatgttgttaaattaaaaaaattcaaaatttgagttttgactccaaaactaTTTAGAAATACCCTCATAATCTTCTCTTTTGGGCATGTGCTAACCCTTGGGGAACTTCTATTGTTTTCTTATCTGAAGATTTAAAGTTTTCCTTtgctctctctccatttctctcttcttctcttcttcttcttctccaaccttgggagcaagttTCTCTAAGTTCCAATCCTTCAAAGGAGCACAAGGAGATCTCTTGGATACCTTTATTATTTTGGAGCATCACCCAAGGAAACTCTAGAATCATGAGAAGAAAGAGACTTGTTCCTAATATCATCTATATTTTAGGTATGTAGTCCtctatttgttttcatttattttcattcctcttgccacctccccatggcaGTGCAAGATAGCTCTAAAAATTTCCTATCTAGAGTCGAGAGCTACTCTTGAATGCATTGAGAGCATGTGCAAGGCgaaataaattttgtttctttatttattttcaaaatatttttgttatgttgctttgttcatcatctatgcttgagatgatgtccatgcttgagatgatgtccATGCTTGAtagtttttcttaattaatgagtGAATGAACagtgagaatgagtgtttgggttgagattttttcattattatattGATTTTGAGCTTGAGATTCCTCTAACCCGAGAAAAACCCTTCATGAATATGTActtgttaaaatgcatcttcatgacattttcatgtttaattccTCTCTTAATCACCCAGTTAGGAACTCCAATGAATGTTTTATTACATTCTTCTCCATTGCATgtgtgtttgattttcttccatacccaacgtaggagaaatatattttcttgtaataaacG from Nymphaea colorata isolate Beijing-Zhang1983 chromosome 6, ASM883128v2, whole genome shotgun sequence includes these protein-coding regions:
- the LOC116256810 gene encoding polygalacturonase inhibitor-like, with protein sequence MKRVSWPPLENFVESGRQRDRDGDYKVGSSFWSTFIHELSSLQQGSLEMPRLFVFLLFSLSITVASASRWRCLPEDAQVVNEIFAALNRTTFTGDCCHLFSMIQCNPNTSSVTSFSLFGDDFNGPIPAAIAKFPNLQFLSIHKMPNLHGGIPPSFASLTKLTYFRITWTNVSGPIPSWLNRLTNLGGLDLSYNQFSGSIPPTLADLPSLTWLHLDRNKLTGPIPESFGQFRGANPSIFLSHNSLSGPIPKSLGRVDFSTIDLDRNLLVGDPSHLFNNRSKSLSTLILSRNLFDFDLTGVTFPSGLQILDFSHNMIGGSIPTEITSLANLQQFNVSYNRLCGRIPQGGNMQKFDSSSYMHNRCLCGPPLSAKLC